A DNA window from Fodinibius sp. Rm-B-1B1-1 contains the following coding sequences:
- a CDS encoding flagellar motor switch protein FliM: MESQKPGQQLGDVKYVETYDFKQPKLFSKEIMRNLRSLHDMFARSISRIFGSALRTKVDVSLEKIDQLSSSKFINKIKSPSVIYLLSVDDSSSGNIIMVMPPGFCIHLVERQSGGYGGEISERRTLTTIEEKIISRIVGNINDEILMAWEPYMEFEIRSSTFESKPENIHMASVDPTIVVQISVSFGDKKANFHLSYPYSLLKEAMNNSVLKKGKKTETVELSEEQLESYKYTLSDAGVSIKPLLGETTLSIQDIIELQEGDVIPLEQRADQPLKVKVNNVHKMSAYPGVIHGRRAVKIYDMIEEINEQEVI; this comes from the coding sequence ATGGAATCGCAAAAGCCCGGGCAGCAGCTTGGGGATGTTAAATATGTAGAGACGTACGACTTTAAGCAGCCTAAGCTGTTTAGTAAAGAGATCATGCGTAATCTCCGTTCGTTGCATGATATGTTTGCTCGCAGTATCAGCCGAATTTTTGGTAGTGCGCTGCGTACAAAAGTTGATGTTAGTCTTGAAAAGATTGATCAACTTTCCTCGAGCAAGTTTATCAATAAAATAAAAAGTCCGAGCGTCATCTATTTGTTATCGGTTGATGATTCATCATCGGGTAATATTATTATGGTGATGCCGCCGGGATTTTGTATTCATCTGGTAGAGCGCCAAAGTGGAGGATATGGCGGAGAAATTTCGGAGCGTAGAACGCTTACCACGATCGAAGAAAAGATCATCTCTCGTATTGTAGGCAACATCAACGACGAGATCTTGATGGCCTGGGAACCCTATATGGAGTTTGAGATAAGGTCGTCAACTTTTGAAAGTAAGCCCGAAAACATTCATATGGCTTCGGTTGATCCGACCATTGTAGTACAGATCTCAGTGTCTTTCGGGGATAAAAAAGCCAACTTTCATCTTTCATATCCCTATAGCCTTTTGAAAGAGGCCATGAATAACTCAGTATTAAAAAAGGGTAAAAAGACCGAAACCGTTGAATTGTCCGAAGAGCAGCTGGAATCCTACAAGTATACTCTGTCTGATGCGGGAGTAAGCATCAAACCATTGCTGGGTGAGACCACCCTTTCTATACAAGATATTATAGAACTACAAGAAGGCGATGTAATACCTCTTGAACAGCGCGCCGACCAACCGTTGAAAGTGAAAGTGAATAATGTACATAAGATGTCGGCCTACCCCGGAGTCATACATGGACGCCGAGCAGTCAAGATTTACGATATGATAGAAGAGATTAACGAACAAGAAGTTATATAA
- the fliN gene encoding flagellar motor switch protein FliN → MDIPKETLEQYLPTIEEFLTSILLEETDIEVDAFEEVENEFALEHLNNTDVFLYTREQNISSDVIVVLDQEWFGLLSSIMLGIEEKEKNEQTIGLLEDFSDDLAEAIKEEAESNDLELDFGEVQVLSKVEVQEELAHEQYIWTKLDIEGIADEVVRAEFLLGDPETEIEVDEEEVVDEEEEDKKGKDGASVDELSSLEQSDDDDEFSTINTQKEPKERKKEKVISARHIEFAEFADENGNGNGEVHSMDLLKDVDLDVSVELGRIELPLGKVLELAKGSVIELEKLAGEPVDVLVNGNRIALGEVVVIDEHFGVRISSLVTTKKRLAKIKNGSEG, encoded by the coding sequence ATGGATATTCCAAAAGAAACCTTAGAGCAATATCTACCAACCATAGAAGAGTTTTTGACCTCAATTTTACTTGAGGAGACAGATATTGAGGTAGACGCTTTTGAAGAAGTTGAAAATGAGTTTGCGTTAGAGCATCTCAACAATACGGATGTGTTCTTGTATACACGCGAGCAAAATATCAGTTCTGATGTTATCGTAGTACTCGACCAAGAGTGGTTTGGGTTGCTGTCGAGTATTATGCTGGGCATCGAGGAAAAAGAAAAGAATGAACAAACGATCGGTTTGCTTGAGGATTTTTCGGATGATCTTGCTGAAGCGATTAAAGAGGAAGCTGAGTCGAATGACTTAGAGCTCGACTTCGGAGAAGTACAGGTTCTTTCAAAAGTTGAAGTGCAGGAAGAACTGGCCCACGAACAATATATCTGGACAAAGCTGGATATTGAAGGAATTGCCGATGAGGTGGTTCGGGCCGAATTTCTGTTGGGGGATCCAGAAACAGAAATAGAGGTAGATGAGGAAGAGGTTGTTGACGAAGAGGAAGAAGATAAGAAAGGCAAAGATGGAGCATCGGTTGACGAATTAAGTTCGCTGGAGCAAAGCGATGACGATGACGAATTCTCAACGATTAATACCCAAAAGGAACCCAAGGAACGCAAGAAAGAGAAGGTGATATCAGCACGGCATATCGAATTTGCAGAATTTGCTGATGAGAACGGCAACGGCAATGGTGAAGTGCACAGTATGGATCTGCTGAAAGATGTAGATCTTGATGTTTCGGTGGAACTTGGCCGCATTGAGTTGCCGCTGGGTAAGGTGCTGGAGTTGGCTAAGGGATCGGTTATTGAACTTGAAAAACTGGCCGGTGAACCTGTAGATGTGTTAGTAAATGGTAACCGTATTGCTTTGGGCGAAGTTGTAGTTATTGATGAACATTTTGGGGTTCGAATTTCCAGTCTGGTGACAACCAAGAAACGATTAGCTAAAATTAAAAATGGATCTGAGGGATAA
- the fliR gene encoding flagellar biosynthetic protein FliR: protein MTLLSSTYILGLFLIFVRLSSLIMTAPYFNSAAFPRRVKLFLALILSFILSFVIPEESVMGSLQPTLPFVASAIVLELLVGVALGLVGQLIFAGIEMAGRLISLKITLSFAQIVNTMTQQKTDVVGNIFSMLAILIFLSMDGDKIFINGLVKSFEVIPLNQAELKQAGPFMLEVANYLFVIAVQIAAPFLVVLFILDLSLAIFARIMPQANILFIAIPIKLLLGFTLLSWLLPYMPDAFGKMFDRLFQYLVNMLGTMA from the coding sequence ATGACGCTGTTATCATCCACGTATATACTGGGACTATTCCTTATATTCGTGCGGCTTAGCAGCCTGATTATGACGGCTCCTTATTTTAATTCGGCTGCCTTTCCACGAAGAGTTAAACTATTTTTAGCGCTTATTCTTTCCTTTATTTTATCTTTTGTCATTCCCGAGGAAAGTGTGATGGGTTCCCTGCAACCGACTCTTCCATTTGTGGCTTCAGCGATCGTTTTAGAGTTGCTTGTTGGTGTTGCATTGGGATTAGTAGGACAGCTTATTTTTGCAGGTATCGAAATGGCGGGACGGCTTATTAGTCTTAAAATTACGCTGAGTTTTGCCCAGATTGTGAATACGATGACCCAGCAGAAGACGGATGTGGTGGGGAACATTTTTAGCATGTTGGCTATTCTTATATTTCTGTCGATGGATGGGGATAAAATTTTTATTAATGGATTGGTGAAAAGCTTTGAGGTTATTCCCCTCAATCAGGCAGAGTTAAAGCAGGCCGGGCCCTTTATGCTTGAAGTGGCCAATTACCTGTTTGTGATCGCCGTACAGATTGCGGCCCCATTCTTAGTAGTGTTGTTTATTTTAGATCTCTCTCTGGCCATTTTTGCACGTATTATGCCCCAGGCAAATATTCTTTTTATTGCCATTCCTATTAAGTTGTTACTTGGATTTACGCTGCTTTCGTGGTTGCTTCCCTACATGCCCGATGCATTCGGCAAGATGTTTGACCGGCTGTTCCAGTATTTGGTCAATATGCTTGGCACCATGGCTTGA
- a CDS encoding motility protein A, translated as MLDRSTIIGFISGFTLILSAIVLQGDLMVFASMSAFLIVVGGVLAATLVNYSYENIKYSFLTISRMMGAKSVDLRTDMELMRMFAKKVRTEGILTIDDEIKDLNNDFLQNGLQLAVDGYNRKSLGNILDDEIQSHERQLSISVKVLDSMSEYSPAFGMIGTLIGMILMLQNINDPESLGAGLAVALITTLYGTILSNMVLGPLAGKLEYLSKLDLNRKEMFRVGILSMVEEENPRIMENKMLIYLEPKQRAEYKKYHEKLPYGTNREEKLFQEWTKYQNKEWETLNENLEVETG; from the coding sequence ATGTTAGATAGATCAACGATTATCGGATTTATTTCTGGGTTTACCTTAATTCTGTCGGCCATTGTGCTACAGGGTGACTTGATGGTGTTTGCCAGTATGTCTGCCTTTTTAATTGTCGTTGGCGGTGTTTTGGCCGCAACATTAGTGAATTACAGCTACGAAAACATCAAGTACAGCTTTTTAACGATCAGCAGAATGATGGGAGCTAAATCGGTGGATTTGCGCACCGATATGGAATTGATGCGTATGTTTGCTAAAAAAGTGCGTACCGAAGGAATTTTAACTATCGATGATGAAATTAAAGATCTCAATAACGATTTTTTACAGAATGGCTTGCAACTGGCAGTTGATGGCTACAACAGAAAAAGCCTCGGTAATATTTTAGATGATGAAATTCAAAGCCACGAACGTCAGCTGTCAATATCGGTAAAAGTGTTAGATTCGATGTCGGAATATTCCCCGGCTTTTGGGATGATCGGAACCCTTATTGGGATGATTTTGATGTTGCAAAATATTAATGATCCCGAGTCACTTGGTGCCGGTTTGGCTGTAGCCCTTATTACAACGCTTTATGGTACCATTTTGTCGAATATGGTACTGGGACCATTAGCTGGAAAATTGGAATATTTGAGCAAGTTGGATTTGAACCGAAAAGAGATGTTCCGCGTGGGGATTCTTTCGATGGTAGAAGAAGAAAATCCACGAATTATGGAAAACAAGATGTTGATTTACCTCGAGCCAAAACAGCGGGCTGAATATAAAAAGTATCATGAGAAATTGCCTTATGGTACTAATCGTGAAGAAAAACTTTTCCAAGAATGGACTAAATATCAGAATAAAGAATGGGAGACTTTGAACGAAAATCTGGAAGTGGAAACTGGCTGA
- a CDS encoding FliA/WhiG family RNA polymerase sigma factor, with protein sequence MSNKSLQELAELYCENPSDGLRNAIISKSMPLIRSIIGKINIPDQPLTQQEDIESAGISGLIQAMDSYDSSRNIKFNTFVYYRIRGNIIDYLRKIDQLPRQKRKDYGTVKNAIKELSQQLGRKPSDEEVARELDMDLEDYRSLLSNVQTRNALSLDSSFNNDDSNSFYEVHENPDVKMPDQDLVNKERTQILKEKIGELEERDRLILTLYYYEDMTMQEVAMLLELSEARISQLIGQILVQLKGDLIKEKVTVG encoded by the coding sequence ATGAGTAACAAATCACTACAGGAGCTTGCCGAGCTATACTGTGAGAATCCATCGGATGGATTGCGCAATGCAATTATCAGCAAATCCATGCCGCTTATCCGCAGTATTATTGGCAAAATCAACATACCCGATCAACCGTTAACGCAACAAGAAGATATCGAAAGTGCCGGCATCAGCGGACTTATCCAGGCCATGGATTCGTATGACAGTAGCCGAAACATCAAGTTTAACACCTTTGTCTACTACCGAATCCGCGGTAACATTATTGACTACCTCCGCAAAATTGATCAGCTTCCGCGCCAGAAACGAAAAGACTACGGCACTGTTAAAAATGCTATCAAAGAGCTATCGCAACAGCTTGGCCGCAAACCCAGCGACGAAGAAGTAGCGCGCGAACTCGACATGGATCTCGAAGACTATCGGAGCCTGCTCTCCAACGTGCAAACTCGCAACGCCCTGTCGCTCGACAGCAGCTTTAATAACGATGATTCAAATTCCTTTTATGAAGTTCACGAAAATCCCGATGTCAAGATGCCCGATCAGGATCTTGTCAACAAAGAACGAACCCAGATCCTCAAAGAAAAAATAGGCGAACTCGAAGAACGCGACCGTCTCATCCTCACCCTCTACTACTACGAGGATATGACTATGCAAGAAGTCGCCATGCTGCTCGAACTGTCAGAAGCACGTATTTCGCAGCTTATCGGGCAAATCCTCGTCCAACTCAAAGGCGATTTAATAAAAGAAAAAGTTACGGTAGGGTAA
- a CDS encoding flagellar basal body-associated FliL family protein, which yields MANKKKGSIKDKKKSKQLIFRRFGKYFLILFLVLGQAFVAYSIIDKNYDAIYSYTQNLIPEERGKAEMKEIIINPADTNGQRYLLVQLSLELDNKDDLELIEEHRSKIRNNIIKYLSAKTVSELQGIKGKEDLRVELIQLINQAIDSRSVRNLYYSKYVMQ from the coding sequence ATGGCAAATAAAAAGAAAGGTTCTATAAAAGATAAGAAGAAATCGAAGCAGTTAATTTTCCGACGATTTGGAAAATATTTCCTAATCTTGTTTTTAGTGTTGGGACAAGCCTTTGTTGCGTATTCGATTATTGACAAAAATTATGATGCTATTTATAGCTATACGCAGAATTTGATACCTGAAGAACGCGGCAAAGCTGAGATGAAAGAAATTATAATAAATCCGGCCGATACCAATGGACAACGCTATTTATTGGTTCAATTATCCCTTGAGTTGGACAATAAGGATGATCTGGAGCTGATTGAAGAGCATCGGTCGAAAATTCGAAACAACATTATTAAATACCTTTCTGCCAAAACGGTATCCGAACTTCAGGGTATCAAAGGCAAAGAAGACTTGAGGGTTGAGCTGATACAGTTAATTAATCAGGCGATAGATTCCCGTTCGGTACGCAATTTGTATTATTCTAAATACGTAATGCAATGA
- the fliP gene encoding flagellar type III secretion system pore protein FliP (The bacterial flagellar biogenesis protein FliP forms a type III secretion system (T3SS)-type pore required for flagellar assembly.) encodes MKFFGTISWKKIGTIAGLLVLLLPVSAWASSLSYAGFNVTAFLQATPPIDLGMMEGEDLSVAIQALVLVTILSFGSAFITMMTSFTRIIVVFFFLRMGLGTQQSPPNKVLIGLALFLTIFIMMPTFEQVNDQAVQPYLNEEITQMEALGEASTPLKEFMVKQTREKELLFFMDMVEMESVSSVEEMPFYIVVPSFVMSELRVAFQIGFMIYLPFVVIDLVVASVLLSMGIMFLPPVLVSLPFKILVFVLTDGWYLLVQSLVQSFN; translated from the coding sequence ATGAAATTTTTTGGGACTATTTCGTGGAAAAAAATCGGGACGATTGCCGGGTTGCTGGTATTATTATTGCCTGTAAGCGCGTGGGCAAGTTCGCTCTCCTATGCTGGCTTTAACGTAACGGCATTTTTGCAGGCAACGCCCCCTATCGATTTGGGGATGATGGAAGGCGAAGATCTTTCGGTAGCCATACAGGCATTGGTTCTGGTAACTATTTTATCGTTTGGGTCTGCCTTTATTACGATGATGACCAGCTTTACCCGTATCATAGTAGTCTTTTTCTTTCTGCGGATGGGGTTGGGAACACAGCAGTCGCCCCCGAATAAAGTGCTGATTGGACTGGCGCTGTTCCTCACCATTTTTATTATGATGCCGACTTTTGAACAGGTCAATGATCAGGCGGTACAACCATATTTGAATGAAGAGATTACCCAGATGGAAGCGCTGGGAGAGGCTTCGACGCCTCTCAAAGAGTTTATGGTAAAACAGACCCGCGAAAAAGAGTTACTCTTTTTTATGGATATGGTTGAAATGGAGTCGGTAAGCAGTGTAGAGGAGATGCCTTTTTATATTGTGGTACCCTCTTTTGTGATGAGTGAGCTGCGGGTAGCTTTCCAGATTGGTTTTATGATCTACTTGCCGTTTGTGGTTATCGACCTGGTGGTGGCTTCGGTGCTGCTTTCTATGGGTATCATGTTTTTGCCCCCGGTGCTGGTGTCGCTCCCGTTTAAAATACTGGTGTTTGTGCTTACCGACGGATGGTATCTGCTTGTACAATCACTGGTGCAAAGTTTTAATTAA
- a CDS encoding flagellar hook protein FlgE: MSLIKSLNSGVSGLKSFQTKMDTIGNNISNVDTNGFKSSRVTFSELMSENIGGAGGGESAPSQSNQVGLGVRVASVDRDFSQGTIENTGKTTDLAIEGDGYFVVNNGSQDLMTRAGNFTFNKNGQLVDQAGNYVQGYNANDSGNILGGGATDNVRVDFENVLEPQATSEVNLGGNLNASTSSRQIVTAQSAFTDNSGNLADGTTDINDLSQTTEDLEGTDAIEVSYTQNDGTSAMADFEYGTDGTTLDDMVTALNNDIGGEGEFALVDGMLRLKSDTVGDSQLNVDSVSINNVSGDAAGDSVNFPGFQVSQEGDTGTQTMSTTVYDGLGEEHSLLVDFTQTGEGQWEYEAKFADGESMTGGAATGTINFDEAGQIDGNNNFNIEFDPGNGGSNVNFNVGLGGAEGTDFTQYSGANTAKVLNQDGYTQGSLVDVRINGDGRVQGVYDNGENQDLAQLALGDVQNEDGLEMVSGGLFRATSAAGEVFVDSADNIANSNIRSGSLEGSNVDLAQEFTEMITSQRAYQSSARVISTSDEMLTEAVNLKR, translated from the coding sequence ATGTCGTTAATTAAGTCGTTAAATTCAGGAGTAAGTGGATTAAAGAGTTTCCAAACGAAGATGGATACGATTGGAAATAATATTTCAAATGTGGATACCAACGGATTTAAATCTTCGCGGGTAACCTTTTCGGAGCTAATGAGTGAGAATATTGGTGGTGCCGGAGGCGGTGAGTCGGCACCCTCGCAGAGTAATCAGGTTGGCCTGGGAGTTCGTGTAGCTTCAGTAGATCGTGATTTTAGTCAGGGTACGATCGAGAATACAGGAAAAACTACAGATCTCGCTATTGAAGGCGATGGGTACTTTGTAGTTAACAATGGCTCGCAGGATCTGATGACCCGTGCAGGTAATTTTACATTTAATAAAAATGGTCAGCTTGTTGACCAAGCTGGTAACTATGTGCAGGGTTATAATGCCAATGATTCCGGTAATATTCTGGGCGGTGGTGCAACTGATAATGTACGCGTAGATTTTGAGAATGTCCTTGAACCTCAGGCAACCAGCGAAGTGAATCTGGGTGGTAATTTGAATGCCAGTACAAGTTCACGGCAAATCGTTACTGCCCAAAGTGCATTTACCGATAATAGCGGAAATCTTGCTGATGGAACAACAGATATCAATGATTTGAGCCAGACTACCGAAGACCTTGAAGGGACTGATGCTATTGAGGTTTCTTACACACAAAATGATGGCACCTCAGCAATGGCAGATTTTGAGTATGGTACTGATGGCACGACCCTTGATGATATGGTGACAGCCCTTAATAATGATATTGGCGGAGAGGGCGAATTCGCTTTGGTTGACGGTATGTTGAGGTTGAAGTCTGATACGGTAGGCGACAGCCAGCTTAATGTGGATTCTGTTTCAATAAATAATGTTAGTGGTGATGCTGCTGGAGACTCCGTAAACTTTCCTGGTTTTCAAGTATCACAGGAAGGAGATACGGGAACTCAAACCATGAGTACGACCGTTTATGACGGACTTGGTGAAGAGCATTCCCTGTTAGTTGATTTTACCCAAACTGGAGAAGGTCAGTGGGAGTATGAAGCTAAATTTGCCGATGGAGAGAGTATGACCGGTGGTGCGGCTACTGGAACTATCAATTTTGATGAAGCTGGACAGATCGATGGAAATAATAACTTTAACATCGAGTTTGACCCGGGTAATGGAGGCAGCAATGTTAATTTTAATGTAGGTCTCGGTGGCGCTGAGGGTACCGATTTCACCCAATATTCTGGAGCGAATACGGCCAAAGTATTGAACCAGGATGGTTATACCCAGGGTTCTTTAGTTGATGTGCGCATTAACGGAGATGGACGTGTTCAGGGAGTTTATGACAATGGTGAAAATCAGGACCTGGCACAGTTGGCTTTGGGCGATGTACAAAACGAAGACGGTCTGGAAATGGTAAGCGGCGGATTATTCCGTGCAACCTCAGCGGCCGGTGAAGTTTTTGTAGATAGCGCCGATAATATTGCCAACAGTAATATTCGGTCGGGATCTCTTGAAGGGTCTAATGTTGATTTGGCTCAGGAGTTTACCGAAATGATTACCTCGCAAAGAGCGTATCAGTCGAGTGCACGTGTTATTAGCACTTCTGATGAAATGCTTACTGAGGCTGTAAATCTAAAACGATAA
- a CDS encoding flagellar motor protein MotB produces MGDFERKSGSGNWLTTYSDLVTLLLVFFVLLYVMTPGIDESTFNDIIAHFQNSNSVVLEKSSSSEESDDKTLRQEWQQVQSFLEERGYSQEVDIEKTEEGVKITLNDSLTFDSGSAELLERSEIVLERIAKAIKADVREVKTHGHTDDVPISENSIYRTNWHLGAARAVSVVLFLNSESELASDKFEASSYGEFRPVASNDTPEGRRRNRRVEIYINYEQEKERIEIDTTKIDPDSIKSIVLQN; encoded by the coding sequence ATGGGAGACTTTGAACGAAAATCTGGAAGTGGAAACTGGCTGACGACCTATAGCGATTTAGTTACGCTGTTGCTGGTATTTTTCGTGTTATTGTATGTGATGACACCGGGGATTGACGAATCTACGTTCAATGATATTATTGCCCATTTTCAGAATTCGAATAGTGTTGTACTCGAGAAAAGTAGTTCCAGTGAAGAAAGTGATGATAAAACGCTTCGCCAGGAATGGCAGCAGGTACAGAGTTTTTTAGAAGAGCGTGGATATTCGCAGGAAGTAGATATCGAAAAAACAGAGGAGGGAGTCAAGATTACACTGAACGACTCGCTTACTTTTGATAGTGGCTCTGCAGAGCTTTTAGAACGCTCAGAAATTGTATTAGAGCGTATTGCGAAAGCTATTAAGGCCGATGTTCGGGAGGTTAAAACCCATGGTCATACCGATGATGTCCCCATTTCGGAGAACTCAATATATCGTACGAATTGGCATTTGGGGGCAGCACGAGCGGTATCAGTGGTATTGTTTTTAAATAGTGAGTCGGAGCTTGCGTCGGATAAGTTTGAGGCAAGTAGTTATGGAGAATTTCGGCCCGTAGCATCAAATGACACCCCGGAAGGACGTCGCAGAAACAGGAGAGTAGAAATATATATCAACTACGAGCAGGAAAAGGAAAGAATAGAAATTGATACAACGAAGATAGATCCTGATTCGATAAAAAGTATTGTGTTGCAAAACTGA
- a CDS encoding flagellar biosynthetic protein FliQ, whose translation MNTETALFWLQEMLTAVVALSAPPLIGAVIIGLGVAIFQAATSIQELTLSYVPKMVVVALILFFSFGFMLQYAIGFTERVIEIIPELVN comes from the coding sequence ATGAATACAGAAACGGCGTTATTTTGGTTGCAAGAAATGTTAACGGCAGTTGTCGCTTTATCAGCTCCACCTTTGATAGGCGCTGTGATAATTGGGTTAGGTGTTGCTATTTTCCAGGCGGCGACATCCATTCAGGAGCTTACACTTAGCTATGTTCCGAAAATGGTCGTTGTTGCATTAATCTTGTTTTTCTCGTTTGGATTTATGCTCCAATACGCTATTGGTTTTACCGAACGCGTCATAGAAATCATTCCCGAGCTGGTAAATTAA
- a CDS encoding flagellar hook assembly protein FlgD codes for MDIGQVDAQTQLASQNEKSLTGNNKMGQDQFLQLLVAQMQNQDPINPMDGKEFASQLAQFNSVEQLIGVNDGLEQLSQSQQMMRTELTNSMASSLTGKNVRALSNKVNLGSGEGADVNYDLNNTASEVEIVIRDSSGNEVRRETIDGASAGEHNWKWDGKTNDGVDVPDGQYNVEINATNGDESVKARTFIEGTANKVRFTGEGVKISIDGVEVPIGDIETVAVSDK; via the coding sequence ATGGATATAGGACAAGTAGATGCACAAACGCAGTTAGCATCGCAAAACGAAAAGTCGCTAACGGGAAATAATAAAATGGGACAGGATCAGTTTCTGCAGCTTCTGGTAGCACAGATGCAGAACCAGGATCCCATTAACCCGATGGACGGCAAGGAGTTTGCTTCGCAGTTGGCCCAGTTTAATTCGGTTGAGCAGCTTATTGGTGTGAATGATGGACTGGAACAGTTGTCGCAAAGCCAACAGATGATGCGAACCGAGTTGACTAATTCTATGGCCTCCTCATTGACGGGCAAAAACGTCCGGGCTTTAAGCAATAAGGTTAATTTAGGATCTGGCGAAGGGGCTGATGTTAATTATGATCTGAATAATACTGCCAGCGAAGTAGAGATTGTCATTCGTGATTCATCAGGCAATGAAGTACGTCGAGAAACTATTGACGGGGCCTCAGCTGGAGAACATAATTGGAAATGGGATGGCAAAACCAATGATGGAGTAGACGTTCCTGACGGGCAGTATAATGTAGAAATTAATGCTACCAATGGTGATGAAAGTGTAAAAGCACGCACCTTTATTGAAGGTACGGCCAATAAAGTTCGGTTTACCGGAGAAGGAGTTAAAATTTCGATCGATGGTGTAGAAGTACCGATCGGAGACATTGAAACAGTAGCAGTAAGTGATAAATAG
- a CDS encoding flagellar biosynthetic protein FliO — MDLRDKLSSLDVPPSKILKIVLGLAVVLLLMWLFTLSHIDYNQGPDAEEYIKANADSTEQVFSSNENKEITESKPNDVRSYEQSSGIFTNGLITFLVLLVVLIMVWFWVDRKQSGRSKTRGRELDSHVLGEGAKLKIIQINKEVWVMGVTSGSVNLLHRYSQEEWQEKNQEQGSEDKDLFRKLFKSQM, encoded by the coding sequence ATGGATCTGAGGGATAAACTTTCTTCGCTGGATGTTCCGCCCAGCAAGATTTTAAAAATTGTTCTCGGCCTTGCTGTCGTATTGTTGCTGATGTGGTTATTTACCTTATCACACATCGATTACAATCAAGGCCCCGATGCCGAAGAATATATTAAGGCTAACGCTGATTCTACCGAACAGGTTTTCTCATCTAATGAGAACAAGGAGATAACCGAGAGCAAGCCCAACGATGTTCGATCGTATGAGCAGTCATCGGGGATTTTTACCAATGGGCTCATTACTTTTTTGGTACTCTTAGTTGTGCTGATCATGGTTTGGTTTTGGGTTGATCGCAAACAATCAGGGCGCTCAAAGACCAGGGGCAGAGAGTTAGATAGCCACGTGCTTGGCGAAGGGGCAAAGCTCAAAATTATCCAAATAAATAAAGAAGTATGGGTGATGGGCGTTACCTCGGGTTCAGTAAATTTGTTACACCGATATTCGCAGGAGGAATGGCAGGAAAAAAATCAAGAGCAGGGTTCAGAAGATAAGGACTTATTTAGGAAGCTTTTTAAGAGTCAGATGTAG